tgctgggtttcctcctttttaatgctctgccaggcctttactgcatatatatatatatcattttttattttttttttaaagaaattgtttcTTGTAGTTTCTAGTGCAAAACATGAACAAAAGAGACTGAAGGACAAACTGGTAGAGTATGATGCTATgggtaagttttttttctttgtgccacTTGCCAACTgtacatttctgtgtgttttctgttttattttgcttttcaccaACTACAGCCTTAGAGCTCAAGCAAAGGTTTATTGTAGCGCAAGGGTGGGTAATGTCCATCCTGGGGGGCTGTGGTGGCTGCAGGTCTTccttccaacccagttgcttaattagaaaccaatctttGCCAGTCTCCGACCCTATTTAATTTTATAGCTTGTTAATATGCAATGTCGTGTTCTTATATCGTAGACTTTGTTCCTTTCCAAGGAATTCAAAACAcctgatttgaagcctaaaactgttaattttcagtctgtcacatttttctcttaagtgttttaataaaCCAGATAATGAATGATGAACCCACATGAGTGTCAATGGAAACAAATGAGATGGAGAagtgctggctcctttgtcattttcatcttatGGCTAATAAGGAGTGTGAGACGCTAGGAGTCGCTGTTGACCCTTTAAAGCCAACAGATAGACGCACAagaggacacaggttaaaagcacctggatgtatttttaattattttcttctccaaATAGTGCTCCCCAAGCCCCACAGCCACAGTAAACATGCAAGTAATCACAATACGCAAATGTCAGTAATACGTATaactctctcctccacacctcccagcaagctctgccTTACACCTCCCGATTCCAgcttgcttgctgggttcccactctgccaccccctggtctggctggGAATGACCTTCATttgagctctttagctgcctcccatgcacacgtgtgtgccAACTGACCCCTGACCTCAGATCTCAACAGGCAGTAAACAGTGACAGCCGacacattagaacaatcgagacgagagcaggccattcagctcaacaaagctcaacAGTTCTGCCCACTtaattctcttaaaaaaaaaaaaagtcaagtcgaattctgaaagtccctaaagtcctcctgtccaccacactacctggtcacttattccaagtgtctattgctCTCTACGTGAAgtaaaacctcctaatgtttgtgcgaaatttacccttaataagtttccagctgtccccccgtgttcttgatgaactcattttaaagtcaccgtctcgatccactgcactgattccCTGCATAATTGTAAACacctcagtcaggtctcctcttaatcttcttttgcttgaactgtaaaggctcagctcttttaatctttcctcataactcatcccctgaatcagccttgttgctcttctcttgactttctcttgtgctgttatgtcctttttgtagaccataactgcacacaggactccagatgaggcctcaaagGTGTCTTATAAAGCATacattggacttgtactccacacatcacttcatctccttttccttaaactgagaaggttcagctcttctaatctttcctcacaactcatcagacctctcattgtgtattcagacctcacattttgacttcctacgtatcgtactttacatttactgacattcagtTTCACCCCCTGTAGCCatgaatcagccttgttgcttttctctggacctcctcttgtgctgttatgtccttttttgtagcctggagactcaaactgcactcaggactccagatgaggcctcaccagtgtgttataaagcattaataggacttgtactccacacatctgttcttctcttcatctccttttccttaaactgagaaggttcagctcttctaatctttcctcacaactcatcagacctcccattgtgtattcagacctcacattttgacttcctacgtgtcgtactttacatttactgacattcaatttCATTCCCTGTAACCCCCCAtaatcagcctcgttgctcttcaCTGGATTTTCTCCTGTGCTtgaatgtcctttttgtagaccagaactgcacccaggactccagttgaggcctcaccagtgcgttataaaggttgatcataacctcctgtgacttgtactgcacacgtcaaggcgctatataacctgacatcatcctcttagccttcttaatggttctgaacactttctggctgtccactgcgactcctaaatccttctcataaggtggactctcgattttccgaccgcccattgtgtattcaaacctcaaattctgacttcctatgtgtcattctttacatttactgccaCGTCTGGTAGGTGACCCTGTCTGTGACTCTTTCTCTGTTTGTCTTTAGTGAAGAAACTCCAAGGCAGCATCAATAAGACTAAAGGACAAGTCGTCAGCAAGCTAAGTGAGCTTGAAGTGAACAGTAAGTGTCTGACTGTGGATGTTCCTACACGTGAAGAGTGGCTTTGTAAGTTGCCAAAGTGACGTGTGCTGCCATTACGATGTGCCTCATGCTGTCGTATAGCTAGTCACTACCCGTCATGTAACTGAGGTTGATACGAATGAGTTCTGTcacttttattgatttatttatcatTGAATTTGCTGCACTCAAAGTTCACAAATCAGGTTCTGATCACTACTATAATGGCACctgaataacttttatttttatttcagttacagATCTTATAAAAAACAGCAGTCACTTTCAGAATGCAGTCCAGATGAGATTTGAACAATCCCAGAAAAGTAAGTGAGCCATCATCAGCACGTGCCTGAATGCACTGTGAGgtcattcaatttaaaatgtaaaacttatAAATGTACAATACGTGAAAAGTCGCCTAATAAATCACGTGTGTGCAGTTTGCAGATTCTCCATGTGTCTGCTTCGGTATTCCTTCTGGTTCTCCTGGATTTCTCCCACCTCCATAACGATGGATAAGTGGTTAGCTGAAGTGACAGCTCAGGCCCACCAGCTCTCCTGGCTTGAAGGCAGTGGGTTTCTTTCCATAAAAGCGGCCATCACCCTCAGGATGGCTTTGGTAGTGATGTCTTCATTGGTGAGGTCATTCAGGCCCACGTCTGAAGATTCTCGTTTGGGGAGGCATGCAAACGCCCACCCAATGAACAGAATCAGCAGCCCAGAATGGAGATGTATGTTCTTCTGCCCATGGCACTCGTTCTGCTCCTCTCTACTTTAATAAATACGAGTGTCTTGACACAAGGAAATGTTATGTCATACATTTGGGCTTGATTTGGTTCTATTGCCAAAAGGTGCCACCCACCGCCaaccaagaaagaaagaaagaagagtgtatttttcaattgtgtaatttgtctGTGAAGCTCCAATTGCGAGCATCTCAAGCTTCTCACTCTTCCACATGCAGTTTTGTGTGTCGCTCGTCCTTCTAAATGAGTTTTCAATGTCTTCTTCTAATTGAGTCCACAGTATATAAAGTCTTAACGTTTTGAGGGAGCAtttatatctataatatagtgcctttcactctgtatATCTAACTGGCCACAGTGTGGGTTAGCgggccctgaaatggactggcactctgcccCAGTGCTTCTGGGATAAGCAGCTCTGCAACCCCCATGCCAACCCTGAATTACATTACTCACGTTTGAGAATCTTATTTTTATGCAGTGAATTCACTTTAATCAATTGATAAGAGAATTCCCCTCCCACCCACTCAGCAAAATAGTGTCAAAAATCACTTCAATCAGTTACAAGACCCTCACCCCCCACCCTCAGACAGGGGTGGTGGTCAATGAGAGAATGTGAAGAGGGTTAAAACCGAAGAGACAAAAGGTGTTCTAAGCTTGAGCGTCATGCCACTGCAGACAGATGTGATTTATACTTTTAAAATAGTGTGTGCGCCATTCATCTCGGGCATCGCCTAAAATGGGGGGCTTGATAGCAGCTGAAATGGAAAAGCCTTCTGATTTATTGAACTACAACTCTGAATGAGGAATGAACATAGAAACTAACTATTGACCTTCCTGCAGACATCACAGAGCTCCTTAACAAGTCGACTGAGGTGTGGACAGCCCTCCAAAGTGTCTTTTCCAATCAAACAAACAGCTCAGGTGAGAACAGTTATAATTGTATTACCTTTTTATATTTACAGAACAATAGATTATACTCAATTTTGGACTTCCAGGGAGAGAGTGGGGTGGTACCTGGGCTCTGGCCCTATCTTGGGTTAACATTTCAGGAAGAGACCCTAATGTAGCTACTGGGATCGATGTGTGATCACACTTTCTATGTTCGactggcatggtggtgcagtggttagcacagtgTGATGGTGCGGGTCTGGCTCCTAGCTCCCTCATCCTGTTTCGGGAACCTGACACTGACCCATCGATAACATAACCGGATGAGCGGGCACATGGGAACAAATCACACTTGGAGCAaagggatggtgtaaaagtgtccTGTGCTTTtgttaacaaaaatcaaaacaaatgttccccaataaagtgcagtgtacaAAAAACAGTCCATAAATAAATGATCCTTTAACAGGTGacaagtgaaggttaaaatccctaataaataaatcctgtaaaacaaagttaaaatactgGAAGGAAGTTGTCATTTTAAGAAAAACCCGATGCCTGTTCAAAACTGGCGGCTCCCCTGTTTATCCCATGCGGGCCTTGCAACAGGGGAGTTGCCTTATCCACAGGTGCGGTTGACCTTCCACTGGCCCGGCAGCTTTCCATCCCAGGGTACATACAGGTTCCCTTGTTGGACTGAGAATTGGGTCCCCAATCACAAGGGTGGTCACGCTGGGGCTCTCCCTCCCAAGCCTTCTCGACCGTCTATAATCCTGGTCACTCACACTTATCTGAAATGGTCAGCAGGAGTGGCCCAATGCTTCTGCCCTGAATGTCGGCCAAACAGTCTTCCAGGGCTCTCGTCCTAGCTGCCTTCCTTTTCTGACCTGCTTGGTTGCTTGtgcttgttgttgttcttcttcttcttgtgcttcttcttcttcttgtgctTGTGCTTCCTCTTCCTTTGCttgtgcttcttcttcttcttcttcttgtgctTCTACTTCTTCTTGTGCTTGTTCTTCTTCGtctgcttcttcttctgcttGTTCTACTTCTTGTTGTGCTTGTTCTTCTTctgcttgtttttgttcttgtgcttgttctttgtcttcttcttctcatgcttgttcttcttcttgttcttcatcttcttgttgtgcttgttcttcttcttcttgtactTGTGTTGTTCTTAACCTCCATCATTGTTTCTTCCCTCGTGATCTCCTGTGCTGGCCCGTATTTATATGGCTCCGTGGGTGCAGCGTCTCAATCACGCACCataggaagccgatgaagcaactGCATCTCGCAATTGCATGTGCAGGTGCATCTCGCCCCAACTACCTCATCAACTCCCTACAATTGCGTGAGCTCGCCAAACTGATTACTTATTAAAACTTGGCCATCCGTTCAAAGCTGTGGAGCCGCTATATCACACATAGATTTAGCATCCTTGGTTGGAATTCTGTGCTTAGTGGAGTTTTTACATTCTGCCCTTTTCTGGGCGGTGTTCCCACTCACAACCCCAaaaaatgtcaggttaagttaactTTCAGTTTGAACTCGTCCCCTTGTGGATGTGTGCGTGAATAAACTCTGCAGCAGACGGGCAACTTGTCCAGGGctgatgttgttttttattttgtcttgtgacctcctgtaccagtgcatgctccccaacttgacgtGACTTGACTTGACCTCTGCTCTTGACTTTTGTAACTCTAAATTACATTAAGCAGGTCTGACAATGTTATGTTCTTTCTAATTGTGCAGACCCTGCGGAGTGCTGCCATGGGTGAGTTAATATGAAACATCTTACTGTACTGCATCTCACTAATGCTTAGGGCACTGGCAGGGTTTGCTCACCTCGTACCTGTCACTGACCCATCTTGTCCGTTTACATTGTGTGCTTAGCCACCTGATGTAGCAACCAGTGACTGGTAgaagtaaaactaaaatgtgatTACGAGTTTCATTATATCTCATAAATACCATTAAATCTGGAATTAGGAGGGAGGTTGCAACAGGGGAGTTGCCTTATCCACAGGTGCAGTTGACCTTCAACTGGTCTGGCAGCTTTCCATCCCAGGCTACCTACAGGTTCCCTTGTTGGACTGAGAGTTGGGTCCCCAATCACAAGGGCGGTCACGCTGGGGCTCTCcctcaggaaaagaaagaagtaGTGAAGAGTaataatgtggaaaaaaattatgaatacagacCCTCCCACCCCACTGGAATGCcctgatttaagcaataaaacacaggctggagaaagcgtcaatcattattctttatttaaatctcCAAAAGAGCCAAAAAGCATCAAATTAGTGTCCTCTCGCTCTATTTATACAatccattgattaggtcactattctttaaaaggaattcattacaaattcagaaaacttttaacatgattggttacaccgaGTTGCTAACAGGGCATCCAGATGTTGATACCTTAGATGAGCACAATTTGATCGATAGTCCTGTTTGCTTAGGATGTAcgtgacattttaaatgtattatttttattcttattttaggagatgtgtgAATTTCACCACACACACTGTTTCTCATggtcaaaaagaaaagaacaatggcatatatatatatatatatatatattatgctccagctgggtacaaaaacaggaaacgtaatgccataaatataacattattctCTTAAGggtttatataaaataacaagaaatacatttatcatagtgaataataaaataacagtgtcggcttttaagcataagctcagaaggatacgAGACTCGgacacatgccaggtgcacactggaccagggttcaaattcaattCTTACCATTACCACACTTCACTTTACCACAGTAAGACCTCATCTGGCCTCCCCAGTACCCTGTATTGGATTAATCGGGTTTGATGATGACGTGATATGACACAATCTTTAAACCTCTTAAATGGTGAAGGCCTGGAAAAGACAAACTCAAAGCTTCAGATTGCCTGCTTAACCAGAGTGTCGCGAAGACAGCCATCTCCAGAAATTCTGGTATGACGTACATGAAGGCTGCTTTAAGACGATTACAAAAGGAGGTACGGTGACTAAAagatagatttttcttttttcttagcaGAGTCCTCCTATCATTTCTGCCCAGACGGATGGCACAGGGGAttcacacacagctgttactatTTGTCAACTGACCAAAGAAACTGGACCAACTCCAAAATGTATTGTGAGTCTCAACAAGCGCACCTCGTCATCATTGAAGACCAGAAAGAACAGGTACTGCTTACAAAGAGAAAAGATGGTACCAAGTTCCGTGGGGGGTAAAGGTCAGTGCTGGTGCCTCACAGCTAGAGAGTCCTGGGTTCGTTTCAGCTCAGGTCCTACCTATGAggggtttcctcccatattctATGGAAGTTCAGGATAAGTTGATTGTCATCTGTAAATTGACCCGGGGAGTAGGAGTGAGaatgccatgtgatggactggtgcctcatCCTCAGTGCGACATGACTCCATGAATTTAGTATTG
This genomic window from Polypterus senegalus isolate Bchr_013 chromosome 12, ASM1683550v1, whole genome shotgun sequence contains:
- the LOC120539998 gene encoding C-type lectin domain family 10 member A-like isoform X3 translates to MTKENFYVMRSVPNEYSTDNLKEKIKERRTDSYERSRQIPPSERRSWCLNIFVLLLFILSLALLITSFHKISSAKHEQKRLKDKLVEYDAMVKKLQGSINKTKGQVVSKLSELEVNITDLIKNSSHFQNAVQMRFEQSQKNITELLNKSTEVWTALQSVFSNQTNSSAESSYHFCPDGWHRGFTHSCYYLSTDQRNWTNSKMYCESQQAHLVIIEDQKEQNILE